A genome region from bacterium includes the following:
- a CDS encoding iron ABC transporter permease has protein sequence MESHLGPLAEPPAAGGGAAYGRLLARIRGGSSLPALLLLPLLLVLIGYPLFLLVTMAFNTGDPEQIPVVQFGLGGFPEVLQHLNWVANSLLVSVSAMLLATGIAVVLAWILYRTTVPGRRVFEVLVAIPYPIGPLVGALAWSELGSPRAGLLNQIFTSLTGQHVTLVNTYSVAGIVFVMAIFEAPVAVLMIGAAMRRMDPSLEECSMILGAGNARTALRITLPLMLPAILSAALFLFASMMGAFAIPTILGANSRFYVATTAIYMLFQGYPPDYPLAAALGVVMIAITVLAVLLYGRAVRGRSYAVISGRTYRPRPIDMRGWTPFLFLFECLYVLIALVLPLGVLILASFQHSSELSLAASSWTLQNYHYVLIDFPTTREAIVNSLILGVGTGTLGVALATVIAWVVYRTRGRGRGLLEQVTMAPQAMPRLILAVGLLWMVLTLPINIYGTIFAVLLAYVIVFLPLAFRTLSGVVVQIDRSLEEASRVVGAGWLRTMASINLPLLRSGLLAAWVLLFMISVREVSASLFLSGASTRVLGPAIFNFWDSGGLPRVSALAVVQAAIVLVALLVVRRVTREEMSA, from the coding sequence GTGGAATCACATCTCGGGCCTCTAGCCGAGCCGCCGGCGGCCGGCGGCGGTGCGGCGTACGGCAGGCTGCTGGCACGGATCAGGGGCGGGAGCAGCCTGCCGGCGCTGCTCCTCCTGCCGCTATTGCTCGTGTTGATCGGGTACCCGCTGTTTCTCCTCGTGACGATGGCGTTCAACACGGGCGACCCGGAGCAGATCCCCGTTGTCCAATTCGGCCTCGGGGGCTTTCCGGAGGTGCTCCAGCATCTGAACTGGGTCGCCAACAGCCTGCTGGTCTCGGTGTCGGCGATGCTGCTGGCGACCGGGATCGCGGTAGTGCTGGCCTGGATCCTCTACCGGACCACCGTGCCTGGGCGCCGGGTCTTCGAGGTCCTGGTCGCCATCCCGTACCCGATCGGCCCCCTGGTCGGTGCGCTGGCCTGGAGCGAGCTCGGCTCGCCCCGTGCCGGCCTCCTCAATCAGATCTTCACCAGCCTCACCGGGCAGCACGTCACTCTGGTCAACACCTACAGCGTGGCCGGCATCGTCTTCGTGATGGCCATCTTCGAGGCCCCGGTCGCCGTGCTCATGATCGGCGCGGCGATGCGGCGCATGGACCCTTCCCTGGAAGAGTGCTCGATGATCCTGGGCGCCGGCAACGCTCGTACGGCGCTCCGCATCACCCTGCCGCTGATGCTGCCGGCCATCCTGTCCGCCGCATTGTTTCTATTCGCCTCGATGATGGGCGCCTTCGCCATCCCCACCATACTCGGGGCCAACTCGCGCTTCTACGTCGCGACCACCGCCATCTACATGCTGTTCCAGGGCTATCCGCCCGACTATCCCCTCGCGGCCGCCTTGGGAGTGGTGATGATCGCCATCACGGTGCTGGCGGTGCTCCTCTACGGCCGTGCCGTCCGCGGCCGGTCGTACGCCGTGATCTCGGGCCGCACGTACCGGCCGCGGCCGATCGACATGCGGGGCTGGACGCCGTTTCTGTTCCTGTTCGAGTGCCTCTACGTCCTGATCGCGCTGGTCCTGCCGCTCGGCGTTCTCATCCTCGCCTCTTTTCAGCATTCGAGTGAGCTGTCACTCGCGGCATCGAGCTGGACGCTGCAGAACTACCACTACGTCCTGATCGATTTTCCGACCACCCGTGAGGCGATCGTCAACAGCCTGATCCTGGGCGTCGGCACGGGCACCCTCGGGGTGGCGCTGGCGACCGTCATCGCCTGGGTCGTGTATCGCACCCGCGGCCGCGGCCGCGGGTTGCTCGAGCAGGTCACCATGGCTCCGCAGGCCATGCCCAGGCTGATCCTCGCCGTCGGTCTGCTCTGGATGGTGCTGACCCTCCCGATCAACATCTACGGGACCATCTTCGCCGTCTTGCTCGCCTACGTGATCGTCTTCCTCCCGCTGGCGTTCCGGACCCTGAGCGGGGTGGTCGTGCAGATCGATCGCTCGCTTGAGGAGGCATCGCGGGTGGTCGGGGCGGGCTGGCTGCGCACCATGGCCTCGATCAACCTCCCGCTGCTCCGTTCCGGTTTGCTGGCGGCCTGGGTGCTGCTCTTTATGATCTCGGTGCGCGAAGTCAGCGCCTCGCTGTTTCTATCGGGCGCCTCGACTCGAGTGCTGGGCCCGGCAATCTTCAACTTCTGGGATTCCGGCGGCCTTCCCAGGGTCAGCGCGCTGGCTGTTGTTCAGGCCGCGATCGTCCTGGTGGCTCTATTGGTGGTGCGCCGGGTGACCCGAGAGGAGATGAGCGCATGA
- a CDS encoding aldehyde dehydrogenase (NADP(+)), whose translation MTVNPTHVTGANLIAGEEHQAGATTFVAHNPTTGEPGKLRFHEASPAEVSRATAAAAAAFAITKTYSSARLAEILEAVAVEVEALGQLLLDTAREETGLGLERLEGERARTCGQFRAFAALLKEGSYVEAIIDTADAPGQPRHPDLRRMLFPIGPVAVFGSSNFPLAFSVPGGDTASALAAGCPVVVKAHPSHPATSELCAQAILKALRATDAAPGTFSMLQGNSVQVGQQLVQAPEIKAVGFTGSFGAGRALFDLAAARAEPIPVYAEMGSVNPLFVLPSALEARGGEIAEGLVASITMGAGQFCTKPGLVFVVDGEPGRAFAGRVAELAGRQATGPLLNQGIYDRLTRQLDHTLGLPGVEVLTGGPSTGGVGLVCPETVLTTTADVFLATPELVDEHFGPVAVIVRCRSVEQMVEVASRMQGNLTATLHATDADDDKAAALQSVLQEKVGRLIWNGYPTGVAVVAAMHHGGPYPASTFPQHTSVGATSIKRFQRPVAFQNLPDRALPQALNDANPLGILRLVNGSWTRDSVVRRGDS comes from the coding sequence GTGACCGTCAATCCCACTCACGTCACGGGTGCCAACCTGATCGCCGGCGAGGAACATCAGGCCGGCGCGACCACCTTCGTGGCCCATAACCCCACCACCGGCGAGCCGGGGAAGCTCAGGTTCCACGAGGCTTCGCCGGCCGAGGTTTCGCGCGCGACCGCGGCGGCAGCCGCCGCCTTCGCCATCACCAAGACCTATTCCAGCGCCCGGCTGGCGGAGATCCTGGAGGCCGTGGCCGTGGAGGTCGAGGCTCTTGGCCAGCTTCTGCTCGACACCGCCCGCGAAGAGACCGGGCTCGGCCTGGAACGCCTGGAGGGCGAGCGAGCCCGGACCTGCGGCCAGTTCCGGGCCTTCGCCGCGCTCCTCAAAGAAGGCTCATACGTCGAGGCGATCATCGATACGGCCGATGCGCCGGGTCAGCCACGGCACCCGGATCTGCGCCGCATGCTCTTTCCCATCGGGCCGGTGGCGGTTTTCGGGTCCAGCAACTTCCCGCTCGCGTTCAGCGTCCCGGGCGGGGACACCGCGTCGGCGCTCGCCGCCGGCTGTCCCGTGGTGGTCAAGGCACACCCCTCACACCCCGCCACCTCGGAGCTCTGCGCTCAAGCGATCCTGAAAGCTCTACGGGCTACGGATGCGGCGCCCGGGACCTTCTCGATGCTGCAGGGCAACAGCGTTCAGGTCGGACAGCAGCTGGTCCAGGCGCCGGAGATCAAGGCCGTGGGTTTCACCGGGTCGTTCGGTGCGGGGCGGGCGCTCTTCGACCTCGCCGCGGCGCGCGCCGAGCCGATTCCGGTCTATGCCGAAATGGGCAGCGTCAATCCGCTTTTCGTGCTGCCCTCGGCGCTGGAGGCCCGCGGAGGTGAGATCGCCGAGGGCCTGGTCGCCTCGATCACCATGGGCGCCGGCCAGTTCTGCACGAAACCGGGGCTGGTCTTCGTCGTCGATGGCGAGCCCGGACGTGCCTTTGCCGGCAGGGTGGCGGAGCTGGCGGGCCGGCAGGCCACGGGACCGCTCCTGAACCAGGGCATCTACGACCGGCTCACGCGCCAGCTCGACCATACCCTGGGGCTGCCTGGGGTCGAAGTTCTCACGGGTGGTCCCAGCACCGGCGGCGTGGGCCTGGTCTGTCCGGAAACCGTGCTCACCACGACCGCCGACGTCTTTCTGGCCACCCCGGAGCTCGTCGACGAGCACTTCGGACCGGTTGCCGTCATCGTGCGCTGCCGCTCTGTCGAGCAGATGGTGGAGGTGGCCTCGCGAATGCAGGGCAACCTGACCGCCACGCTCCATGCGACCGACGCTGATGATGACAAGGCGGCCGCGCTCCAGTCGGTGCTGCAGGAGAAGGTGGGGCGCCTGATCTGGAACGGCTATCCGACCGGGGTCGCCGTGGTTGCCGCCATGCACCATGGTGGCCCGTATCCAGCCTCAACCTTCCCCCAGCACACCTCCGTGGGGGCGACGTCGATCAAACGCTTTCAGCGTCCGGTCGCTTTCCAGAACCTTCCGGACAGGGCCTTGCCGCAAGCGCTGAACGACGCCAACCCGCTGGGGATCCTGCGCCTCGTGAACGGCTCGTGGACCAGGGACTCGGTGGTCCGTCGAGGTGACTCCTAA
- a CDS encoding amino acid ABC transporter ATP-binding protein: MSSRSNDGAEVVISCRGVVKRYGTPEILRGVDLDVHRGEVLCIIGPSGSGKSTLLRCLNGLEPIGGGSIFFQGVDIAAPGADLVKIRRHIGMVFQQFNLFPHMSVLDNVMEGPRTVLKMKRAEAREQAMNLLAKVGLEDKVDAKPAELSGGQQQRVAIARALAMQPRAMLFDEVTSALDPELVGEVLGVMRALAEEGMTMVVVTHEMTFAERFADRVAMFDQGRIIELSTPEVIFHGAQEPRTRRFLSQLHWDKDPEHRNGAAGDLDGGLREMSLGH; this comes from the coding sequence ATGAGCTCTAGGAGCAACGATGGGGCTGAGGTGGTGATCAGCTGTCGTGGGGTGGTCAAGCGTTACGGAACCCCCGAGATTCTGCGTGGCGTGGATCTCGATGTGCATCGAGGCGAGGTCCTTTGCATCATCGGCCCGAGCGGCTCCGGCAAGTCCACCCTGCTGCGGTGCTTGAACGGACTGGAGCCGATCGGAGGAGGGTCCATCTTTTTTCAGGGCGTGGACATAGCCGCTCCCGGCGCCGACCTGGTCAAGATCCGCCGCCACATCGGCATGGTCTTCCAGCAGTTCAACCTCTTCCCGCACATGTCCGTGCTGGACAACGTCATGGAGGGACCGCGCACCGTCCTCAAGATGAAGCGTGCTGAGGCCAGGGAGCAGGCCATGAACCTGCTGGCCAAAGTCGGGCTCGAGGACAAGGTCGATGCCAAGCCGGCCGAGCTTTCGGGCGGCCAGCAGCAGCGGGTGGCCATCGCCCGAGCGCTGGCGATGCAGCCGCGAGCGATGCTTTTCGACGAGGTCACCTCCGCTCTCGACCCGGAGCTCGTGGGCGAGGTGCTTGGCGTGATGAGGGCGCTGGCCGAGGAAGGCATGACCATGGTCGTGGTCACGCACGAGATGACCTTCGCCGAGCGCTTCGCCGACCGGGTGGCCATGTTTGACCAAGGCAGGATCATCGAGCTCTCCACGCCGGAGGTGATCTTCCACGGCGCCCAAGAGCCGAGAACTCGACGCTTCCTCAGCCAGCTGCACTGGGATAAGGATCCAGAGCACAGGAACGGGGCGGCCGGCGATCTCGACGGCGGCCTGAGGGAGATGTCCCTTGGACACTGA
- a CDS encoding ABC transporter ATP-binding protein, with product MRSSRSGRLAWSGAEVVEASLATPDGQVGAAAAAGESQSFIEVRDLVAAYGGALAVRGVRFSVRKGEQLSLLGPSGCGKSTTLRCVAGLETPVSGEIVIDGRVIFSSKLGINVPTERRDLSMVFQSYAIWPHMTVFENIAYGLKVRRRGRQETRQRVEEVLRMVGMEEYIDQPATNLSGGQQQRVALARSYAYVPKALLLDEPLSNLDARLRARMRDELKELQRQFGATTIFVTHDQEEAMAISDRIVVMSKGVIEQEGGPMEIYDTPRTRFVADFIGAANILAGGLVEDPAGGPGVFTVGEATIRCAPRLKPPRRTAEGRHLLAVRTVYPELQRRPQPTQENQWPAQIRRRVLLGDTVNYTVDWPGGELKVHGFPRDLLAEGERVFLHIPAERALPIDADLETAS from the coding sequence TTGCGTTCCTCGAGAAGCGGCCGCCTCGCCTGGTCGGGCGCTGAGGTGGTCGAGGCGAGCCTCGCGACACCAGACGGGCAGGTCGGAGCTGCGGCGGCTGCCGGGGAGTCACAGTCGTTCATCGAAGTCCGCGACCTGGTGGCCGCGTACGGCGGTGCGCTGGCGGTGCGAGGGGTCAGGTTCAGCGTCCGCAAGGGCGAGCAGCTTTCCCTGCTCGGTCCCTCGGGCTGTGGCAAGTCGACCACGCTTCGCTGTGTCGCCGGCCTGGAGACACCGGTCTCCGGCGAGATCGTCATCGACGGGCGGGTCATCTTCTCCTCGAAGCTGGGGATCAACGTGCCCACCGAGAGGCGCGACCTCTCGATGGTCTTCCAGTCCTATGCGATCTGGCCGCACATGACCGTGTTCGAGAACATCGCCTACGGACTCAAGGTCCGCCGCCGGGGCCGGCAGGAGACGAGACAGCGGGTCGAGGAGGTGCTGCGCATGGTCGGCATGGAGGAGTACATCGACCAACCGGCCACCAATCTCAGTGGCGGCCAGCAGCAGCGGGTCGCGCTGGCGCGGAGCTACGCCTACGTCCCCAAAGCCCTGCTCCTCGACGAGCCCCTCTCCAACCTCGATGCGCGGTTGCGCGCGCGCATGCGCGATGAGCTCAAAGAGCTGCAACGGCAATTCGGAGCCACGACCATCTTCGTCACCCACGACCAGGAGGAGGCGATGGCGATCTCCGACCGCATCGTGGTCATGAGCAAGGGCGTCATCGAGCAGGAGGGCGGTCCGATGGAGATCTACGACACCCCGCGCACGCGTTTCGTGGCGGACTTCATCGGGGCGGCGAACATCCTCGCGGGCGGCCTCGTGGAAGACCCGGCGGGGGGCCCCGGCGTCTTCACCGTGGGGGAGGCCACCATCCGTTGCGCACCTCGCCTCAAGCCGCCCAGGCGGACGGCCGAGGGCCGCCATCTGCTCGCCGTGCGCACCGTGTACCCCGAGCTGCAACGGCGCCCGCAACCCACGCAGGAAAACCAGTGGCCGGCGCAAATCCGGCGGCGGGTGCTGCTGGGAGACACCGTCAACTACACCGTCGATTGGCCGGGGGGAGAGCTCAAGGTCCACGGATTCCCGCGCGATCTGCTGGCGGAGGGGGAGCGCGTCTTCCTCCACATACCGGCGGAGCGAGCCTTGCCCATCGACGCCGATTTGGAGACTGCCAGCTGA
- a CDS encoding amino acid ABC transporter permease: MVFLIPRFDFSAVTDHWQFLLQGLVVTLEVCALGMLLATALGLAVAVLRIYGGKTVDRGLGFVVDVMRSIPLLALMVWVFYALPVLVNGEMSPFLAGVISLGVQYAAFMSEVFRAGLGSISPGQRLAALALGMTPFQALYRVIVPQAAVRMLPPMGSQLVSLIKDSSLLYGIAVAELMHQAATLNGLYARPFEIFTAIAIVYVVLTYPVTLGVNAVYRRLVPLTAG, encoded by the coding sequence ATCGTGTTCCTGATCCCACGCTTCGATTTCAGCGCGGTCACGGACCACTGGCAGTTCCTGCTCCAGGGGCTTGTCGTCACCCTGGAGGTCTGCGCGCTCGGCATGTTGCTGGCCACGGCGCTCGGCCTGGCGGTGGCCGTGCTCAGGATCTACGGCGGCAAGACGGTGGATCGAGGGCTCGGCTTCGTGGTCGATGTCATGCGGTCGATCCCGCTGCTGGCGCTGATGGTCTGGGTCTTTTACGCGCTGCCGGTGCTCGTCAATGGCGAGATGTCGCCATTCCTGGCTGGGGTCATCAGCCTCGGCGTTCAGTACGCGGCCTTCATGAGCGAGGTCTTCCGGGCCGGTCTGGGCTCGATCTCGCCGGGCCAGCGCCTGGCGGCTCTGGCCCTCGGCATGACCCCGTTCCAGGCCCTCTATCGGGTGATCGTGCCTCAGGCCGCGGTGCGCATGCTGCCGCCGATGGGCTCCCAGCTGGTGTCGCTGATCAAGGACTCATCGCTGCTCTATGGCATCGCGGTGGCCGAGCTCATGCACCAGGCGGCAACCCTGAACGGCCTCTATGCCCGTCCCTTTGAAATCTTCACCGCCATCGCGATCGTCTATGTGGTGCTCACCTATCCCGTCACTCTGGGAGTGAACGCGGTGTACCGGCGCCTCGTGCCGCTGACGGCGGGTTAG
- a CDS encoding CoA transferase, protein MNDHVAAPPPLAGIRVVDVTRALAGPFCTMLLGDQGAEVIKIEQPGVGDTTRHQANPSVQGENSAFLAVNRNKKSVTLDLRKPEGQRIARELIRRSDVFVENFRPGKAADYGLDSERLLAENPRLIYCSISGWGPDGPYAHKAGYAATAEAISGLMSMTGERDGPPAKLGVSIIDNLTGLFAKDAITAALYARERSGRGQRVDTSLMESATAVLSMAASSYLIGGVVAGRWGSEHEWNTPWKALQTKDGWLMLAAGSEGTWRQLCEALGIPEMATDPRFTSMGSRAEHRGELYTILERIIATRTTAEWLAVMDATGTAAAPVNTVDEVFKDPQVLHRQMLLKVKHATLGEIPQVGFAEKFSDTACVIQLPPPVLGAHTEEVLRELAGCTPERIQDLRSQQVI, encoded by the coding sequence ATGAACGACCACGTTGCCGCACCGCCACCCCTGGCCGGGATACGAGTCGTGGATGTGACCCGCGCGCTCGCCGGTCCCTTCTGCACGATGCTTCTGGGCGACCAGGGGGCGGAGGTCATCAAGATCGAACAGCCCGGCGTCGGTGACACCACCCGGCACCAGGCCAACCCAAGCGTGCAGGGCGAGAACAGCGCCTTTTTGGCGGTGAACCGCAACAAGAAGAGCGTCACGCTCGATCTCCGGAAGCCCGAGGGGCAGCGGATCGCACGCGAGCTCATCCGGCGTTCGGATGTCTTCGTCGAGAACTTCCGGCCCGGCAAGGCGGCCGACTATGGGCTGGACAGCGAGCGGCTTCTCGCGGAGAACCCGCGTCTGATCTACTGCTCGATCTCGGGTTGGGGACCTGACGGGCCCTACGCTCACAAGGCCGGCTACGCCGCCACCGCCGAGGCGATCTCCGGACTCATGAGCATGACTGGCGAGCGCGACGGACCGCCGGCCAAGCTCGGCGTGTCGATCATCGACAACCTGACCGGGCTCTTCGCGAAGGACGCGATCACCGCCGCCCTCTACGCTCGGGAGCGAAGCGGGCGCGGCCAGCGGGTCGATACGTCGCTGATGGAGAGCGCGACGGCCGTGCTCAGCATGGCGGCCAGCTCCTATCTGATCGGAGGCGTGGTCGCCGGACGCTGGGGCTCCGAGCACGAGTGGAACACGCCCTGGAAGGCCCTTCAGACGAAGGACGGCTGGCTCATGCTGGCCGCGGGCAGCGAGGGCACCTGGCGCCAGCTCTGTGAGGCGCTGGGCATCCCCGAGATGGCGACCGACCCTCGCTTCACGTCGATGGGCTCACGGGCTGAGCATCGGGGTGAGCTCTATACGATCCTGGAGAGGATCATCGCCACCCGGACCACCGCGGAATGGCTGGCGGTGATGGATGCGACCGGGACGGCCGCGGCTCCGGTGAACACTGTCGACGAGGTCTTCAAAGACCCTCAGGTCCTGCATCGCCAGATGCTCCTCAAGGTCAAGCACGCGACGCTGGGCGAGATCCCGCAGGTCGGCTTCGCTGAGAAGTTCTCGGACACCGCCTGCGTGATCCAGCTCCCGCCGCCGGTGCTCGGCGCACACACCGAGGAGGTCCTGCGCGAGCTGGCCGGCTGCACGCCGGAACGGATTCAGGACCTCCGTTCGCAACAGGTGATCTGA
- a CDS encoding amino acid ABC transporter permease — protein sequence MGYQWDWSVIPQNAGFFVAGIEMTLVLAVLTMLLSSIGGLLLAFARLSPWAPLRLVVVFYVETFRTTPFLIQLFWIFYGMPYVFGVSWPPFAAGLATLSLNLTAFNSEIFRAGIQSVAAGQKQAALALGMNRVQVMTRVVLPQAVRRIIPPLGSQWVSMFQATSLVSFIAVPDLMYQSLILRSDTYRSLEILSATALLYLILGYPQAKIVDYLYRRMRVNEL from the coding sequence ATGGGCTACCAGTGGGATTGGAGCGTCATCCCGCAGAATGCCGGGTTTTTCGTCGCCGGCATCGAGATGACTCTGGTGCTGGCCGTCCTGACCATGCTTCTGAGTTCGATCGGAGGTCTGCTTCTGGCCTTCGCCCGGCTGAGCCCCTGGGCGCCGCTGCGGCTAGTCGTCGTGTTCTATGTCGAGACCTTCCGGACGACGCCGTTTCTGATCCAACTCTTCTGGATCTTCTACGGCATGCCATATGTGTTCGGCGTCTCGTGGCCCCCTTTTGCCGCCGGCCTGGCGACGCTCAGCCTCAACCTCACCGCTTTCAACTCAGAGATCTTCAGGGCCGGCATCCAATCGGTGGCCGCCGGCCAAAAGCAGGCCGCGCTCGCGCTGGGTATGAACCGCGTTCAGGTCATGACGCGGGTGGTGCTGCCCCAGGCCGTGCGCAGGATCATCCCGCCGCTCGGCAGTCAGTGGGTGTCGATGTTCCAGGCGACCTCGCTGGTGTCGTTCATCGCCGTGCCGGACCTCATGTATCAGAGCCTCATCCTCCGATCCGACACCTACCGGTCGCTTGAGATCCTCAGCGCGACGGCTCTGCTCTACCTGATCCTCGGCTATCCGCAGGCCAAGATTGTCGATTACCTCTACAGGAGGATGCGAGTCAATGAGCTCTAG
- a CDS encoding extracellular solute-binding protein: MNDRIRTVQDFQRLWSDVLRDRPSRRALLKGALLLGLSAPALGALLEACGSAPQPPGAGVASAGPDLEAARKEGTLVVLHGDIEADMVKFVQAFTAKTGIQATEQRLLPGAALPKLEAELRSGGSSEYDVYDTSDVSVMEHLRQQGRLQQYISKEMHAYEAAYKSRPEGFWTTYMINVAAIMYSTDHVQPGDAPKTYEDLLAPRWKRQIGFQDSSAGTQYAWWYLLKDKLPADYWDRLAEQQPRIYASSTQMMQDVYRGELLIGAKVSIFQHYQALHAHQPINVVIPPTGAPANLQVAGIIGGTKKPNAAKAYIDYLLSEEGQQAWAGIEGNYSVRSGVTVPGVPPLAAVKLLLPADYSDYVLTANHAQFVKLWNHISGL; this comes from the coding sequence ATGAACGACCGAATCCGTACCGTCCAGGATTTCCAGCGGTTGTGGTCAGACGTCCTGCGCGACCGCCCCTCGCGGCGCGCGCTGTTGAAGGGCGCCCTGCTGCTCGGGCTCTCAGCCCCAGCGCTCGGCGCGCTGCTGGAAGCCTGCGGCAGCGCTCCCCAACCCCCCGGCGCCGGCGTCGCGTCTGCCGGTCCTGACCTCGAGGCGGCCCGCAAGGAAGGCACTCTGGTCGTCCTGCACGGTGATATCGAAGCCGACATGGTCAAGTTCGTCCAGGCCTTCACCGCCAAGACCGGCATCCAGGCCACGGAGCAGCGCCTGCTCCCGGGAGCTGCCCTGCCCAAGCTCGAAGCCGAGCTGCGGTCTGGAGGGAGCAGCGAGTACGACGTCTACGACACCTCGGACGTGAGTGTCATGGAGCACCTGCGCCAGCAGGGCCGGTTGCAGCAGTACATCTCGAAGGAGATGCATGCCTACGAGGCGGCCTACAAGAGCAGGCCGGAGGGTTTCTGGACCACTTACATGATCAACGTCGCGGCCATCATGTACAGCACCGACCACGTCCAGCCCGGCGATGCTCCAAAAACGTATGAGGATCTGCTGGCGCCCCGCTGGAAGCGCCAGATCGGCTTTCAGGATTCCTCGGCGGGCACGCAGTACGCCTGGTGGTATCTCCTCAAGGACAAGCTCCCGGCGGATTACTGGGACCGGCTGGCCGAGCAGCAGCCGCGCATCTACGCCTCCTCGACCCAGATGATGCAGGACGTCTACAGGGGCGAGCTCCTGATCGGCGCCAAGGTCAGCATCTTCCAGCACTACCAGGCGCTCCACGCCCACCAGCCGATCAACGTGGTCATCCCGCCCACTGGGGCTCCCGCGAACCTCCAGGTCGCGGGCATCATCGGTGGGACCAAGAAACCGAATGCGGCCAAGGCCTACATCGACTACCTCCTCTCCGAGGAGGGGCAGCAGGCGTGGGCCGGCATCGAGGGCAACTACTCCGTCCGATCCGGGGTCACCGTCCCCGGAGTGCCGCCGCTGGCCGCGGTGAAGCTGCTCTTGCCGGCCGACTATTCCGATTACGTGCTGACCGCCAACCACGCCCAGTTCGTGAAATTGTGGAATCACATCTCGGGCCTCTAG
- a CDS encoding enoyl-CoA hydratase/isomerase family protein, whose amino-acid sequence MSEEIICEVSGGVATVTLNRPQVLNALSRSMKQELTQTFGRLGSDPAVQAILLTGAGDRAFSAGSDIKEMSGFSAAEAEAMLTVEHACFESVLTCPKPVITSVAGHALGAGCQLAMCGDICVATEDARFGMPELKFGAVNGNETALFMYFGGLGLTRRLILGCEVLTAREAATWGIVTRVVADREDLRRESERTARELASYPGASYSRQKRLILNWLDQGYSSAVNTSIAAAAMAWSESDIKQAMGQALAKPSRSNAGA is encoded by the coding sequence GTGAGCGAAGAGATCATTTGCGAGGTGTCGGGAGGCGTTGCCACCGTCACCCTTAACCGCCCTCAGGTCCTGAACGCCCTCTCGCGATCGATGAAGCAGGAGCTGACCCAGACCTTCGGTCGCCTTGGCTCCGACCCCGCGGTCCAGGCGATCCTGCTGACCGGCGCCGGCGACAGGGCGTTCTCGGCCGGCAGCGACATCAAGGAGATGAGCGGCTTCAGTGCCGCCGAGGCAGAGGCGATGCTCACCGTCGAGCACGCCTGCTTCGAGAGCGTGCTGACCTGCCCCAAGCCGGTCATCACATCGGTCGCCGGCCATGCCCTCGGTGCGGGCTGCCAGCTGGCGATGTGCGGCGACATCTGCGTGGCGACCGAGGATGCGCGTTTCGGCATGCCGGAGCTCAAGTTCGGCGCCGTCAACGGGAACGAGACGGCCCTGTTCATGTATTTCGGCGGCCTCGGCCTGACCCGCCGGCTGATCCTGGGTTGCGAGGTGCTCACCGCACGCGAGGCGGCGACGTGGGGCATCGTCACGCGCGTCGTCGCGGATCGCGAAGACCTCAGGCGCGAATCCGAGCGCACCGCTCGCGAGCTGGCATCCTATCCCGGAGCTTCGTACTCCCGCCAGAAGCGGCTGATCCTGAATTGGTTGGACCAGGGCTACTCGTCAGCGGTCAACACGAGCATCGCCGCGGCGGCCATGGCGTGGTCCGAATCGGATATCAAGCAGGCCATGGGCCAGGCCCTCGCCAAGCCTTCTCGGAGCAATGCCGGTGCCTAG
- a CDS encoding enoyl-CoA hydratase/isomerase family protein, whose translation MDADCEFVRVEKAERLAVVTVDRPPVNAIHNQIRDELGRVFAEIDGALDIHAVVLTGGPRIFSAGVDIRGLRAAAPSDAVPRNTRYQAIFLSIARVRAPVIAAVNGYALGGGLELAMACDLRVAASDAFFALPEINLGGVPGAAGPQRLARLVGRGMATRMVVSGERVDAEEAYRIGLVDELAAPGEAIARAVELARRIAGHPPRAVQACKAAISLGDELPLERAQAIDRHLLGYAT comes from the coding sequence ATGGATGCTGATTGCGAGTTCGTCCGTGTCGAGAAGGCTGAGCGGCTTGCCGTCGTCACCGTGGACCGGCCCCCGGTCAACGCCATCCACAACCAGATTCGCGACGAGCTCGGCCGCGTCTTCGCCGAGATCGATGGCGCGCTTGACATCCACGCGGTGGTGCTGACCGGCGGACCCCGCATCTTCTCGGCGGGGGTTGACATTCGCGGGTTGCGGGCGGCGGCGCCCTCCGACGCGGTGCCGCGCAACACCCGCTACCAGGCGATCTTTCTATCGATCGCGCGCGTGCGCGCGCCCGTGATCGCGGCGGTCAACGGCTATGCGCTGGGTGGAGGCCTTGAGCTGGCGATGGCGTGCGATCTCCGGGTGGCCGCCTCCGATGCCTTCTTCGCCCTGCCGGAAATCAACCTCGGCGGTGTGCCCGGCGCCGCCGGCCCGCAACGGTTGGCCCGGCTCGTCGGGCGGGGGATGGCGACGCGGATGGTGGTCAGCGGCGAACGGGTCGACGCCGAAGAGGCGTACCGGATCGGCCTGGTCGACGAGCTCGCCGCCCCGGGCGAGGCGATCGCGCGGGCGGTCGAGCTGGCGCGCCGGATCGCCGGCCACCCGCCGCGTGCCGTCCAGGCCTGCAAGGCTGCCATCTCGCTTGGCGACGAGCTCCCGCTCGAGCGCGCTCAGGCCATCGACCGCCACCTCTTAGGCTACGCAACGTGA